One region of Anaeromyxobacter paludicola genomic DNA includes:
- a CDS encoding helix-turn-helix domain-containing protein, which yields MGGAQLTSGDLARATGATVRTIRFYEEQGLLKPAQVSEGGHRRYTGEDLERLRLIGDLRELGLGLGEIKAVLDLRSGCATAAEFAGRCHELLSTHLDQAQQRIERLRRVKRELADALAAMEERLACETAGRCPCAVADAHGTPRIVKVLARDGLCEHRGRRPGKDG from the coding sequence ATGGGAGGCGCCCAGCTCACGTCCGGCGACCTGGCCCGGGCGACCGGCGCCACGGTGCGGACCATCCGCTTCTACGAGGAGCAGGGGCTGCTCAAGCCGGCCCAGGTGTCGGAGGGCGGCCACCGGCGCTACACCGGCGAGGATCTCGAGCGGCTCCGGCTCATCGGGGACCTGCGCGAGCTCGGACTCGGGCTCGGCGAGATCAAGGCGGTGCTCGACCTGCGCTCCGGGTGCGCCACCGCGGCCGAGTTCGCCGGCCGCTGCCACGAGCTCCTGAGCACGCACCTCGACCAGGCGCAGCAGCGGATCGAGCGGCTGCGGCGCGTGAAGCGGGAGCTCGCCGACGCGCTCGCGGCGATGGAGGAGCGGCTCGCTTGCGAGACCGCCGGCCGCTGCCCGTGCGCCGTCGCCGACGCCCACGGCACGCCGCGCATCGTGAAGGTGCTGGCGCGCGACGGGCTCTGCGAGCACCGGGGCAGGCGACCGGGGAAGGACGGCTGA